A window of the Xiashengella succiniciproducens genome harbors these coding sequences:
- the tpx gene encoding thiol peroxidase, with protein MEKNNIKVTFKGQPVTLLGKVAKVGDTAPDFTVLSSSLQPVKLSDYEGKVKVIAVYPSIDTGVCQAQNRRFNKEADQLKDVVVLSVSVDLPFAQSRFCAAEGLNNIVTLSDHKDLDFGSKYGFVIQELRLLARGTVIIDKDNKIKYVEYVPEIAQEPDYEKALAVVKSLI; from the coding sequence ATGGAAAAGAATAATATCAAGGTCACCTTTAAGGGGCAGCCCGTTACCCTGCTTGGCAAAGTTGCAAAAGTAGGCGATACCGCACCCGACTTTACAGTCCTCAGTTCATCCCTACAACCTGTAAAACTATCAGATTACGAAGGCAAGGTAAAGGTGATTGCAGTATATCCCTCTATTGATACAGGAGTCTGTCAGGCTCAAAACCGCCGCTTCAACAAAGAAGCCGACCAACTTAAAGATGTCGTGGTTCTGTCTGTATCTGTTGACCTGCCCTTTGCACAAAGCCGTTTCTGCGCAGCTGAGGGTCTTAACAACATAGTTACACTGTCAGATCACAAGGATCTGGATTTCGGAAGCAAATATGGCTTTGTAATCCAGGAACTACGTCTTCTTGCCCGTGGTACAGTAATCATAGACAAGGACAACAAGATAAAATACGTAGAATATGTACCTGAAATTGCCCAGGAACCGGATTACGAAAAAGCACTGGCTGTAGTAAAATCACTAATCTAA